The Penaeus vannamei isolate JL-2024 chromosome 2, ASM4276789v1, whole genome shotgun sequence region ttgtcaTAATTTTGCACGcgtgagtcgggggggggggggagtgttccTCGTCTTTGCTTGTGCCTGGGTCGTTGACGTGTGCCTTTTAACGTGTTTACGTTGTGGCAGCTGTtgcatcattgtttttgtttgctcTCCATCATTATTTGATTGATACTGTTCTACTAGTAAAAGCAGTAAGAGCTGTAGTacagttgttactattatcataatttttactactagttgtatatatatagtgtatatatatattatatatatatttatttattatgtatatatatatatagtaattataataataacaataatattgatagtaataacacacacgcttgtgtatatattaatacatatatacatacatacatataagcacaaacacacatgaatatgcatatatgtgtataaacattatatggtaaatacacacagacacacacacacacacacacacacacacacacacacacacacacacacacacacacacacacacacacacacacacacacacacacacacacggattggTATTACAACGTGTGAgcatcttttcattttattatttcattgagGGGAGGGGCTACAAGAGATCGATAACATGATCCCTGGTGCATACTTATCATTGCAAatattgtggttatcatcattattattggtattatcattatcatttataatatccTTATGTATGGTTTGTTGCCAGTAGGAGTAATAGCAGATTATGCCAACATTGTCACTGTTACTTTaatagttgtttttgttataattgttattgatatcattatcattataattgtcgttgttattcctgttatcttATTAAATTGGTAGTAccttcattatctttaccataattgaattgttattgtccttattcacttattactttctctttttttctttttttgattgattgtatttttcatcattagtgccataaatattatcattgtcattatcattattattataattaccaccgTTCTTATGAATATTAGTTCGATCCTTATAacatcattcttactattgttaccattgttagtattagcattatcaccacgATAATTTCTAGTATAAGAAAagatattctcattattttcagaacaaagtgcattgaatacatatatatatatatatatatatatatatatatatatatatatatatatattatgtatataatatgcaaataATTACCGAAGTGTAGTACTAGTAATTGTGTTGATAATAGGAtaagtattattaccattgttaacatTCTGGTGTAAATACCATCTCAGTCACTTACCAGTATCAATGATAatttaattaatataatgataataatagtcattatttctGATCCCCGTCGTGTCCTCAgcttaattatgattatgataattactattcccgttgatattattattttaattgataCAATCTTGGGTGTAATTTTCTtattaattgataaatatatatatatgtatatatgtatcctaaGCTtgaataagattatgataattactattactgtttatattataattgttacaggCTTATTATAATTACGATGATCATCATTGACACAATCACTGATGTAATTTCcttattcattaatatatgtgtgtgtatgtaattaccagcattatcagcattttcatgaatattaatgCGACCATTATTAAATGTCATTTAGGTTATCGAAAAATCCtcattttccctatttttctgTGGCAGTTTGTTCCTCTCAAAGGTGTAGATCCAGTTGCTTTCATGACAATGCAATGATTCTTTGATGATTTTAAAAGACCAATCTGTACTCCGGCTCAGAAGACCCAATTAATtcaatattaatttattatatatgtatatatatatatatatatatatatatatatatatatatagagagagagagagagagagagagagagagagagagagagagagagagagagagagagagagagaaagaaagaaagggaaagagaaagagaaagagagagaaatgctctTGTCTGGTCAGTAACCGAGGCAGTCAAATATATATTCGGATATCCACGGTCCAGGCAGGAAACGATCTTACCAGCTGACAATCGTTTATATATTGTATAGCACATCGTATACAGTTGATGGGGCCTTTGGCTTTTTAGTCTTTTCAGTGATGCACAAGAATTAGTCGTGGAGCGATGTCTTTCATTCGGTTGTTTTGAACTTGATTGATGCATAGCTCCCCATTGCAAGAGTTTGGTGCGTTGCTCCTTTGTGCAGGACGAGACTCGTGCGTTGTGGTAATGGTCTGTTAGTAACTATTAAACAGGTAATTGATATGTCAGGATGCTAGACGGAGCAagaataaattatattctgatcTTGATGCTGTTTTTACTGTGGGTGAACAACGGAATATATATTTTAAGTGAAATGGCAAGATAAATCTTTATATTTGGTAATAAGTGGCTGTAATATCACTGATAGGTTAAAGAAAAGGAGTTCTAGAGTATGTAGATGGCGGTAAAGGAACTCAGGTGTAGAATACAAGTGTCAAGAAAGGTCAAAAAGCAACAAAACGCAGTCACGAGCAGGTTTATTGAAACGTAAAAGAGATACACGCAGGCAGATCACGGCGCTTACTGGGTACGACGAATTGTGAGAACGTTCTGCCTCCATCCAGCAGAGAAAAGTTACGAAATAGGCATTACGGCTAAAATCGGAATTTACATTCTAAATTTTGCTCACTACAATACTGAACAATTATGGAAGGTGATTAGAACTTTCAGCAGGCGACATGAATTCcacgcatacagacacgcacaatcACCAGTATTTACGGTCAAGTCAGGTCGGCCGGAGGGAGAGAACCTTATCTGATTGACTGGTGCTTCTCCTGGTGTGACGGGTTGCCTTTGTTTTACCAAGCAAGTGTATGGAGTGTTGTCTTTTATATTGGTTATGTTTTGAAAGATTTGTTTAGTATGGAAGTTCTATGTTGCCTTTTTACTCAGCCTGTGAtgtcatatttttgttgttttttgtaactATGGGATCATGTAATCACCAGAGAGTCCTAACTAAATACGCCAAACCCACATGGACATTACCTTGCCAAAATCAACTATAACTCTATGGAGTTTATGAGtatacagttattattataattatcattagtatcagaattatcaatattatctccatcatcaatCCTACTGCTACgtttgctatcattatataacaataacaacgacaatataaAGAATTTGATCTGATTCAGTACAGTATCAGCTTCCATGGAACACGGTTTATTTTCCTTAAGGTTCAATCAGGAGTCTGAAAAACGATGggatgaagaaagtgaagaatccgaatcatcattatgtttatcgcAACATCAAAAGACAAATGTTTTTGATCGAGTTTGGCATACAGTTTAACGCTGCATGTTAGTGATTGCTTCCATTCACCTGTTAGAGATATAAAGAAGTTGCATTAGTCTCgacttaaaatatatattttttttatgaatgaagctTGACAAATATTTCGTTGAGAAATGAGGTAAaggaatagcaacaataatagtttgTAAGGAAGCCTAGAGGAACGAGGCACACGGGCAACTTTCCTAGATTATATGACATAGAGATCAatgcaaacaaaaaagtaaatggtCACTGGAAAGGATGGAAAAGTATCATAAGGTACAAAAACGGTTCATGAAAACAACAGGTTAATTCCTTTAAATAACCCCTGGATGAGTTTCAGGGGGTTCCGTTAGGATCAGATTACAATTAACATTACTATTTGTATGAATAGGAGTGTTCTTTTAGGGGGGTTATTTTAAAGTTTAATTAATAATACTTTGTGTATATCACATGCAATCAAatctcaataaaaaaaacattacaaagtTGTTTTTATGTGAATTTATTTCTGTGGAAGGGGGTCCCTAGCTTTCATTAGATTCTTAAAGGGGTCCATGactctaaaaaaaagataaaacacatcTAAAGAAACACGTGTAAGGACGTAAGGCCAGTCAGCAACATCACCACTTTCAAagctgaaaaaaaatacaaaaaaagtataATTTAAACAAAAGTATGGATTTTGAGGGCAATGACatttgcagtaatgataattatgaaatatcAGTAGACAGAGACAAATTAATGCATCCAAAATTAATTGCTTCGAAAAGATAATACTGATTTCGTTACACAGCGCAAAGGGCAAGTGTCAGTGTAGGAAAATATTACAACaaagtgagaaaaaatgaaaacactgaCATTTAACATAAAACGGAGACTTGGCTGATTTGGTGACTTCGCAAAACGCACactggaaaaaaacacaaaaacaggaTGAAACTAATTATGGGTGACGGGTGTAGAAGAATGAAGTAAGGAGTGCGTCAtggtgctctctctgtctctctcttctctctctcttctttcttctctctctctctcttctctcttctctctctcgtctcttttctcacttctcaactctcttctctctctctctcgtctatctatctatctttgatgTGAGATATCAAATTTTATaaattaaaaagtttttttttcatagactatgaaacaaagatagaaagagttgGAAGTCCAAGAGGGAATAGTAGGATggttaggaggggggagaggggggagggagggggcattgGACCAGAGCGGCACCGCAGTCACAGACAGACGTTGCCATGGGGGTGCCAGTGCCATAGCGAGAGGGAGGATGGGCCAATCATAGCCTGAAGAGCCACTCTGAAGAGCCGGGAACGAGGagaacgggaaggggggggggagaagaggagggggaggggagagattgtgacgcagtgggaggaggaaggaggaaggggggagggggggagggatgggggatgcgTCACTTAGGGCGGTAGTGACGCAGATATGATGATTTTGGTGGTTCTTTGGAAGTCATACGTCACAGCGACGTCCATTTTGAATGGGGGGGAGTGAGTCACTGAGAATTCCATTTCGAATGAATGGGAATCAAATAATTCTCAAAACTCACCGTACACTtatcatctacatacacacacacacacatcaatatatccatctatctatctatatatatacacacacaaacacatatacatatatacatatatatatatatatatatatatatatatatatatatatgtatatatatatgtatatatatatatatatgtatgtatgtatgtgtaaatatatatatatatatatatatatatatatatatgtatgtgtatatatatatatatatatatatatatatatatatatatgtatgtatgtatatatgtatatatatatgtatgtatatatgtatatatatatatatgtatgtatgtatatgtgtttatgtgtgtgtgtatatatagatagatagatggatagatataatgatgtgtgtgtgtgtgtaaatgatgaGTGTACTGTGAGTTTTGAGAATTATTTGATTCCCATTCATTCGAAAtggaattcatacacacacacacacacacacacacacacacacacacacacacatacacacccacacgcacacacacacacacacacacagacacacacacacacacacagatacatatatatatatatatatatatatatatatatatgtacatatatatatatatatatatatatatatatatatatgtatatatgtatgtatatttgtatatatataaatacatacatatatatatataattatatatatatatgtatatatatatgtatatatataaatacatatctatacatatatatatatatatatatatatatatatatatatatatatatataatgtatatatatattcatatatttatttatttatttatatatatttatatatataaataaatatatatatatatatatatatatatatatatatatatatatatatatgtgtgtgtgtgtgtgtgtgtgtgtgtgtgtatgtgcgtgcgtgtgcgtgtgcgtgtgcgtgtgtatgtatatatgcatgtatatatgtatatatagatacatatatatacatacatatatatatagatagatacatatatacatatatagatacatatatatatatatatatatatatatatatatatatatgcatttatatatatatatatatatatatatatatatatatatatatatatatatgtacgtatatatatatatatatatatatatatatatatatatatatatatatatatatatgtatgtatgtatatatatgtatgtacgtgtgtgtgtgtgtgtgtatgtatatatatctatatactttatatgtgtgcgttctatatgtacatatatatttatacatatatatatatatatatatatatatatatatatatatatatatatatatatatatatatatatatatatgcatttatacacacacacacacacacacacacacacacacatatatatatatatatatatatatatatatatatatatatatatatatatatatatatatatatatatatgcgtttatatatatatatagagagagagatatatatatatttttatatatatatatatgtatatatatatatatatatatatatatatatatatataatatatatatatatatacacacacacacacacatatgcacacacacacacacacacacataaacacacacacacacacacacacacacacacacacacacacacacacacacacacacacacacacacacacacacacacacatatacatatacatacatatatatatatatatatatatatatatatatatatatatatatatgtatatatgtatatatatatatgtatatatatacatatatatatatacatatatatatacatatatatatatatatgtacaatatatacatatatatacatatatatatatacatatacatatatacatatatatatatatacatatatatatatatatatatattataaatatatacatatacatatacatatacatatacatatatatatacatacatatatatatatatatatatatatacacatatatgtatatatatatatatatatatatatatatatatattcatacacacacacacacacacacacacacacacacacacacacacacacacacacatatatatatatatatatatatatatatatatatatgtatatatatatatatatacacacatatatacatatatacatatatatatacacacatatatacatataaatatataaatatatatatatatacatatatatatatatatatatatatatatatgtgtgtgtgtgtgtgtgtgtgtgtgtgtgtgtgtgtgtgtgtgtgtgtgtgtgtatttatatatatatatatatatatgtgtgtgtgtgtgtgtgtgtgtgtgtgtgtgtgtgtatttatatatatatatatatatatatatatatatatatatatatatatatgtatatatatatatatgcgtgtgtgtgtatgtgtgtgtgtgtgtatgtgtgtgtgtgtgtgtgtgtatgtgtgtatgtgtgtatatatatattatatatatatatatatatatatatatatatatatatatatatatatatatatatgtatgtatgtatatacacacacatatccatgtgagtgtgtgtgtttgtacatatgtatttacgaaTAAAACCCACATAAACATAtgggtgtgagtatgtttgtgtatgcgtattaGTGAACATTTTAAAGCAGGTAATTTGCCAAAAGACACCAGGTAGCAAAACGGAATTCCTTTATTCACAAAATCTACaaggacaaaataaaaaatagacaagatatagatatactacaTAAACATGAACCCAATATGGGATATACAGGTCAAAGACAGGTACCATTTGCGGAGAGCCAACCGGGGAGCCCTTCATGCAGTATTTCCCCGGTCCGCTAACCTCTCTATATGTTGtaagtgggcgtgggcgtgaatcTAGATGGGAGACTAAACCTAGGTGAGCAAGCAAGTCCTGAATAGATAGGCAAATGACTCGTATAAAGTCGCTGTACTTCGAGCAAATACTTCCTTTTGAAGAATGTTTTACTCGGAATTCATTCACTGGAATGAAAAATGCTAATGCGGATACCAACAAAATGATATTTCCTCTGGATTCTTAGTTGttgtcttcctttgtctcttttgttttcctgttctttttcttccttttcttgaggTTCTGGAAACTGTCGCGGTGTCTCTCGACGAACTTGGCGATCACGTGGTTCTTGAGCCTCCGCCCGATGCTGGGCTCGTAGTGCTTGGCGGTCTGCTCGGCGCCGTACATGATGGCGTAGCGGGCGATCTCGCGCTTGAACGACTTGTTGAGCCGCTTCCTCGTGGCCCGTCGGTTGTGGCGCCGCTTCTGCCCGTCGTCCGAGGGGAAGGAGTACGTCCTGGTCCCCCCGTCGCCGATGGGGCCGCGCGTGTTGTAGCCGTAGCCCTGGTAGCGGCTGTTGTGGTAGCCGGCGCCCGAGTCGTAGCTGGTGGAGCTCCAGGGCGAGCTCCCCGAGCTGCTCCTTATGATGTAGTAGCCGCCCCGGGAGATCACTTTGCGCTTCCCCCGGCGGACGTGACCGGCGCTGGCTCCAGGGGCGGCGTCGCGGTGGCCAATGGGTTTGCCGGACACGACAATCATGCGCGGAATGTCGGGCGGCGCGCTCAAAGGCGGCGCCCGACCCTCCACTTGCAGGCCCCGCGGCCGCGCCGACCGCTGTGCTTGTTGGCGGACGCCGTCTGCGGGGGCGGGAGCGTTAGCTAAGAGAGCAGTGGTAATTACTTATATGCATattaaggtttatatatatgttagtgcgtgtacatgtgtgtgtgtgtgtgtatatatatatatatatatatatatatatatatatatatgtatatatatgtatatatatgtatatatatatgtatatatgtatgtatatgtatatctatatatctagctaggtagctgcaaacacacacacacacacacacacgcacacgcacacgcacacgcgcacacacacacacacacacacacacacacacacacacacacacacacacacacacacacacacacacacacacatatatacatatatatatatatatatatatatatatatatatatatatatataaatatattatgtatattttatatatattttatatatatatatatatatatttgtatatatatatatatatatatacatatgaatacatacatatatatatgtatatatatacacatatatatatatgtatgtatgtatgtatgtatgtatatatatatatatatatatatatatatgaatacatatatatatatatatatatatacatatatatatattatatatatatatatatatatatatatatatataaatatatatatatatatatatatatatatatatatattatatatatacatacatacatacatacatacatacatacacacacacacacacacacacacacacacacacatatatatatatatatatatatatatatatatatatatatatatatccatatatatatatatatatatacatatatatatatatatatatatatatatttattcttatatatatacatatatatatatttattcttatatatatatatatatatatatatatatatatccatatatatatatatatatatatatatatatatatatatgtatgtatgtatgtattcttatatatatatttatatatatatatatatatttttttttttatgtatacatatatatgcatatatatatgcatatatatatatatatatatatgtatatatatatatatatatatatatatgtgcttatatatatattcatatatatatttattcttatatatatatatatatatccataaatatatatatatatatatatatatatatatatatatatatatatatatatatatgtatgtatgtatgtattcttatatatatatatatatatatatatatatatatatatatatatatatatatatattttttttatgtatatatatacattatatatatatatatatatatatatatatatatatatgtgtgtatgtatgtatgtatgtatgtattcttatatatatatttatatatatatatatatatatatatatatatatataagtatatatatatatatatatatatatataagtgtgtgtgtgtgtgtgtgtgtgtgtgtgtgtgcgtgtatgtatataagtatatatatgtgtgtatatgaatgtaaatatatatatatatatatatatacatatatatatatatacacacatatatatatatatatatctaaatatttatatatatatacatatatacatatatatatacatatatatatatatatatatatatatatatatatatatatatatatatatatatatatatatatatatatatatatatatatatgtgtgtacatatatatatatatatatatatatatatatatatgtacatatatatatatatatatatatatatatatatatatatatatatacatatatatatactaacatatacacacacacacacacacacacacacacacacacacacacacacacacacacacacacacacatatatatatatatatatatatatatatatatatatatatatatgtatgtatgtatgtatgtatgtatgtatgtatgtatgtttgtatgtatacgcacacacacacacacacacacacacacacacacacacac contains the following coding sequences:
- the LOC113804169 gene encoding uncharacterized protein isoform X1, with protein sequence MLNFTALVVVLITLSQAVNLSLSLDAEANAPAPADGVRQQAQRSARPRGLQVEGRAPPLSAPPDIPRMIVVSGKPIGHRDAAPGASAGHVRRGKRKVISRGGYYIIRSSSGSSPWSSTSYDSGAGYHNSRYQGYGYNTRGPIGDGGTRTYSFPSDDGQKRRHNRRATRKRLNKSFKREIARYAIMYGAEQTAKHYEPSIGRRLKNHVIAKFVERHRDSFQNLKKRKKKNRKTKETKEDNN
- the LOC113804169 gene encoding uncharacterized protein isoform X2, with the protein product MLNFTALVVVLITLSQAVNLSLSLDAEDGVRQQAQRSARPRGLQVEGRAPPLSAPPDIPRMIVVSGKPIGHRDAAPGASAGHVRRGKRKVISRGGYYIIRSSSGSSPWSSTSYDSGAGYHNSRYQGYGYNTRGPIGDGGTRTYSFPSDDGQKRRHNRRATRKRLNKSFKREIARYAIMYGAEQTAKHYEPSIGRRLKNHVIAKFVERHRDSFQNLKKRKKKNRKTKETKEDNN